The proteins below come from a single Solea senegalensis isolate Sse05_10M linkage group LG2, IFAPA_SoseM_1, whole genome shotgun sequence genomic window:
- the zgc:172182 gene encoding coiled-coil domain-containing protein 89 isoform X1, with protein sequence MTTPQRNDDNFMKSTEHMDSVQRSMDKLLNLSAVDMTETEILRSRMDEQSSLICILKQRADELLCQYQASEKMNTELKDRINVSQKELDTKSKRAELLEMRFMDLAANNQSVIAFMNEYKNHNAQLKMENKRLQSENDTLFSQKVQDKEVIVQNLMQEIKLMTENYTNKEKEYGEKLAECQSRLLDEATRHQAKEASLLDQVQDSEQKQREAVGMSKDMKRKLERAEEKFALKETDMRNSIAHITEEKEKLLSLSIERGRVIQVIKFVPFTKTPNESEYLCTYKLVLIQEKQEEIQQLTRKLKEKKSHSEPDNGFGEAADLDVKVKLLQCALRESNTNYEKLKKDFEAFKGHSANLLTRERELNKKLRQMMG encoded by the exons ATGACAACTCCACAGAGAAATGATGACAACTTCATGAAGTCTACGGAG cATATGGACAGTGTTCAAAGGTCAATGGACAAACTTCTAAACCTCTCCGCTGTGGACATGACTGAGACAGAAATTCTGCGGTCGAGGATGGATGAACAGTCAAGTCTGATCTGCATACTGAAACAGAGAGCAGATGAACTGCTTTGTCAATACCAAGCCTCGGAAAAAATGAACACAGAGCTGAAGGACAGAATAAATGTCAGCCAGAAAGAACTGGACACCAAGAGCAAGAGAGCAGAGTTATTAGAGATGAGATTCATGGATCTAGCTGCCAACAACCAATCAGTTATTGCATTCATGAATGAGTACAAAAATCACAACGCCCAGTTAAAGATGGAAAACAAACGGCTGCAGTCGGAAAACGACACACTTTTCTCCCAAAAAGTACAAGATAAAGAAGTGATTGTGCAAAATCTGATGCAAGAAATTAAACTGATGACAGAGaattacacaaataaagaaaaagaatatgG AGAGAAATTAGCCGAATGCCAATCAAGACTCCTGGATGAAGCAACTCGGCATCAAGCCAAGGAGGCATCACTACTAGATCAAGTGCAGGACAGTGAGCAAAAGCAAAGAGAAGCTGTAGGGATGAGCAAAG ACATGAAGCGGAAGCTTGAGAGGGCTGAAGAAAAGTTTGCTTTGAAGGAGACTGACATGAGAAACAGCATTGCACACATTacagaagagaaggaaaaactCTTGTCTCTGTCTATAGAAAGAGGGAGAGTGATACAGGTAATTAAATTTGTTCCATTTACTAAAACCCCAAATGAATCAGAGTATTTGTGCACATACAAACTGGTCTTAATACAGGAGAAGCAAGAGGAAATCCAGCAGCTGACAAGAAaattgaaagagaaaaaatcCCACTCGGAACCGGATAATGG GTTTGGAGAAGCTGCTGATCTGGATGTCAAAGTGAAGTTGCTCCAGTGTGCTCTCCGTGAATCCAATACAAACTATGAGAAGCTTAAAAAG GACTTTGAAGCCTTCAAAGGACACAGTGCCAACCTCCTAACCCGAGAGAGGGAGCTGAATAAGAAACTTCGCCAAATGATGGGCTAA
- the zgc:172182 gene encoding coiled-coil domain-containing protein 89 isoform X2: MTTPQRNDDNFMKSTEHMDSVQRSMDKLLNLSAVDMTETEILRSRMDEQSSLICILKQRADELLCQYQASEKMNTELKDRINVSQKELDTKSKRAELLEMRFMDLAANNQSVIAFMNEYKNHNAQLKMENKRLQSENDTLFSQKVQDKEVIVQNLMQEIKLMTENYTNKEKEYGEKLAECQSRLLDEATRHQAKEASLLDQVQDSEQKQREAVGMSKDMKRKLERAEEKFALKETDMRNSIAHITEEKEKLLSLSIERGRVIQEKQEEIQQLTRKLKEKKSHSEPDNGFGEAADLDVKVKLLQCALRESNTNYEKLKKDFEAFKGHSANLLTRERELNKKLRQMMG, encoded by the exons ATGACAACTCCACAGAGAAATGATGACAACTTCATGAAGTCTACGGAG cATATGGACAGTGTTCAAAGGTCAATGGACAAACTTCTAAACCTCTCCGCTGTGGACATGACTGAGACAGAAATTCTGCGGTCGAGGATGGATGAACAGTCAAGTCTGATCTGCATACTGAAACAGAGAGCAGATGAACTGCTTTGTCAATACCAAGCCTCGGAAAAAATGAACACAGAGCTGAAGGACAGAATAAATGTCAGCCAGAAAGAACTGGACACCAAGAGCAAGAGAGCAGAGTTATTAGAGATGAGATTCATGGATCTAGCTGCCAACAACCAATCAGTTATTGCATTCATGAATGAGTACAAAAATCACAACGCCCAGTTAAAGATGGAAAACAAACGGCTGCAGTCGGAAAACGACACACTTTTCTCCCAAAAAGTACAAGATAAAGAAGTGATTGTGCAAAATCTGATGCAAGAAATTAAACTGATGACAGAGaattacacaaataaagaaaaagaatatgG AGAGAAATTAGCCGAATGCCAATCAAGACTCCTGGATGAAGCAACTCGGCATCAAGCCAAGGAGGCATCACTACTAGATCAAGTGCAGGACAGTGAGCAAAAGCAAAGAGAAGCTGTAGGGATGAGCAAAG ACATGAAGCGGAAGCTTGAGAGGGCTGAAGAAAAGTTTGCTTTGAAGGAGACTGACATGAGAAACAGCATTGCACACATTacagaagagaaggaaaaactCTTGTCTCTGTCTATAGAAAGAGGGAGAGTGATACAG GAGAAGCAAGAGGAAATCCAGCAGCTGACAAGAAaattgaaagagaaaaaatcCCACTCGGAACCGGATAATGG GTTTGGAGAAGCTGCTGATCTGGATGTCAAAGTGAAGTTGCTCCAGTGTGCTCTCCGTGAATCCAATACAAACTATGAGAAGCTTAAAAAG GACTTTGAAGCCTTCAAAGGACACAGTGCCAACCTCCTAACCCGAGAGAGGGAGCTGAATAAGAAACTTCGCCAAATGATGGGCTAA
- the LOC122765518 gene encoding ATP synthase subunit beta, mitochondrial-like, whose protein sequence is MLGAVGRCYSGALQAFKPGVNALKAIAANNVALNSSRAYAAPAAQAAMANGRIVAVIGAVVDVQFDEGLPPILNALEVAGRESRLVLEVAQHLGENTVRTIAMDGTEGLVRGQKVLDTGAPIRIPVGPETLGRIMNVIGEPIDERGPISTKQTAPIHAEAPEFTDMSVEQEILVTGIKVVDLLAPYAKGGKIGLFGGAGVGKTVLIMELINNVAKAHGGYSVFAGVGERTREGNDLYHEMIESGVINLKDTTSKVALVYGQMNEPPGARARVALTGLSVAEYFRDQEGQDVLLFIDNIFRFTQAGSEVSALLGRIPSAVGYQPTLATDMGTMQERITTTKKGSITSVQAIYVPADDLTDPAPATTFAHLDATTVLSRAIAELGIYPAVDPLDSTSRIMDPNIVGGEHYDIARGVQKILQDYKSLQDIIAILGMDELSEEDKLTVARARKIQRFLSQPFQVAEVFTGHMGKLVPLKETIKGFQSILAGEYDALPEQAFYMVGAIEEVVQKAAKLAEEHS, encoded by the exons ATGTTGGGTGCTGTGGGACGATGCTACAGCGGGGCTCTGCAGGCGTTTAAACCCGGTGTTAACGCCTTAAAGGCAATCGCAGCGAACAATGTGGCTCTTAATTCGA GCAGGGCTTATGCTGCCCCAGCTGCTCAGGCTGCAATGGCCAATGGCCGCATTGTGGCAGTGATTGGTGCCGTGGTGGATGTCCAGTTTGACGAGGGTCTGCCTCCCATTCTCAATGCCCTGGAGGTGGCTGGTCGTGAGAGCCGGCTGGTGCTGGAGGTGGCACAGCATCTGG GCGAAAACACAGTCAGAACAATTGCCATGGACGGAACAGAAGGCCTGGTCCGTGGTCAGAAAGTTCTGGACACAGGAGCCCCTATCAGAATTCCTGTGGGCCCCGAGACCTTGGGCAGGATCATGAATGTCATTGGAGAACCCATTGATGAGAGGGGTCCGATTAGCACCAAACA GACTGCTCCTATTCACGCTGAAGCTCCTGAGTTCACGGACATGAGCGTAGAGCAGGAGATCCTGGTCACTGGCATCAAAGTGGTGGATCTGCTGGCACCATATGCCAAGGGTGGAAAGATTG GTCTTTTTGGAGGCGCTGGTGTGGGCAAGACTGTGTTAATTATGGAGCTGATCAACAACGTTGCCAAAGCTCATGGTGGTTACTCTGTGTTTGCCGGAGTGGGAGAGCGAACTCGTGAAGGAAATGACTTGTATCATGAAATGATTGAGTCTGGCGTCATTAACCTGAAGGACACTACCTCTAAG GTGGCGCTGGTGTACGGGCAGATGAACGAGCCCCCCGGTGCCCGCGCCAGGGTTGCTCTTACTGGTCTGTCTGTTGCTGAATACTTCCGTGATCAGGAGGGACAGGACGTGCTGCTCTTCATCGACAACATCTTTAGGTTTACCCAGGCTGGATCAGAG GTGTCTGCCCTGTTGGGTCGTATCCCCTCTGCTGTGGGTTACCAGCCCACCTTGGCCACTGATATGGGTACAATGCAGGAAAGAATTACCACCACTAAGAAGGGCTCCATTACCTCAGTACAG GCTATCTATGTGCCTGCTGATGATCTAACTGACCCTGCACCCGCCACAACTTTTGCTCACTTGGATGCCACAACTGTGCTGTCCCGTGCCATTGCTGAGCTTGGTATCTATCCTGCTGTGGACCCCCTGGATTCCACCTCCCGTATCATGGACCCCAACATTGTCGGGGGAGAACACTATGATATTGCTCGTGGTGTGCAGAAGATACTTCAG gaTTACAAGTCATTGCAGGATATCATTGCCATCCTGGGTATGGATGAATTGTCTGAGGAAGACAAGCTGACGGTCGCACGCGCTCGCAAGATCCAGCGTTTCCTGTCACAGCCCTTCCAGGTAGCGGAGGTCTTCACTGGCCACATGGGCAAGTTGGTGCCTCTTAAGGAGACAATCAAAGGCTTCCAGAGTATTCTAGCAG GTGAATACGATGCCCTTCCAGAGCAAGCTTTCTACATGGTGGGTGCCATTGAGGAAGTCGTTCAAAAGGCTGCGAAATTGGCAGAGGAGCATTCATAA